AGCGCCCGCCCGCATCTGCCGTGCGCGCTCGTACAGCAGGACCCCGGCGGCGACCGTCACGTTGAACGAGCCCGCCCCGCCCCGCATCGGGATGGCCACCACAGCGTCGCACGCGGCCTGCAGGTTGTCGGACAGCCCCTCGGTCTCGTTCCCGACCAGCAGCGCACACCGGCCCGTGAGGTCCGTCTCCCAGCAGGCCGCCGCGGCGTGCGCGGAAGCCCCGATCACGCGGATCGACTGCGCACGCAGACCGCGCACACGGTCCGCCAGGTCGCCGGGCAGTTCCACCGGCACCCGGAAGATGGAACCGGTGCTGGACCGCACGGCCGCCCGCGTCCACGGGTCCGCCGAATCCCCGCTGAAGACCACGTGCGGCTGCGGCCAGGCGTCGGCCGTGCGGACCAGAACGCCCACGTTGCGGGGGTCCTGGATCCGCTCCCCCAGCAGGATCGTCGCCCCGTCGCCGGCCGGAGGGACGGGGCGCCCGGTCGGACGCCGAATGACGGCCAGCACCTGCACGGACGTCTCGTAGCCGAGGCCGAGCACGCGGAAAAAGACGCCGCGCCTCACGCGGGACGACGCCAGCCCGTGCGCACGCGCCGCCTGCAGCAGGCGCACGGCCTCCCGGCCCTCCACCGGGTCCAGGAAGAACAGGTGCTCGATGCCCGCCCCTCCCTCGATCGCCTGCCGGACCAGACGGCACCCGTCGGCCAGGAAGGCGGCCGGCGGCGCCCCCCGGACGGGCCGCAGCAGCCGACGCGCCTCCACAACGGCCGGGTGCTTCAGACTGTCGATCACGTCGCCGCCGCACATGGACATGGACTCCGTTCGCGCCGGGGGAACGCCGGTCGCCGGGCATCATAGGCGGCCCGGACGGCGCAGTCAAAGGAGGCGCCTGCTGAGTCGTGCGTTCCGCGGCAGGCCGCCGTTTCCTTCCCGGGCAGCTTGACTTCGGCGCCCGGACTGGGTATACCGTGTCGCCAACCCGTCGTATGTCGCGCGCCCGTAGCTCAACGGATAGAGCATCGGTCTTCGGAATCGAGGGTTGGGGGTTCGAATCCCTCCGGGCGTGCCAAGACATCCCCTGCGAGATGGGTCATCCCGATGCTGCCCCGTGAACGCCTGCTGGCCGCCCTCCGGCGTCTGCCGGTCGACTACGTCCCCTGTTCCCCGTCCTTCAGCCACCTGACCGAGGTGCAGCGGCACGGGCAGCCCTGGAACTACCCCTGGCGCCCCGACGAATCCCCGTACCGCTACATGCTGGACGTCCTGGGCGTCGATCCGGTCGTCTCGATGCTGTTCTGGGACGGCACCTACTGCCCCGCCGACGAGGTCACCTCGCGCACCTGGCGCGAGGGCGAGGTGCTGCACAAGGTGTTTGAGACCCCGTCCGGCGAGTTGCACGCCGCCGTCGAGGTCAACGAACTCTGGCCCTTCGGCGATGACATCCCGCTCTACCACGACTTCGTCGCCCACTACCGCGAGCCCTGGCTCCAGACCGAGGCCGACCTGGAGTGCATGCGCCACGTCGTCCTGCCCCCGCACACCGACGCACAGGTCGACGCCATGCGCGCGACCATCGTGCGGCAGAAGGCCGTCGCCGACTCCCTGGGCCTGGCCACCAAGGCCAGCATCGGCCTGGGGCTGACGGGCGCCCTGATGGCGTGTGGCGCCGAGGCGATCTGCACCATGGTCATCGAGAGCCCCGACCTGGTCGACGGCTTCCTGGAGCTGGAGCACCGCGCCAGCCTGCGGATGATGGAGATCGCGGTCGAGGCGGGCGTCGACATCATCCGGCGCAACGGGTTCTACGAGACCTGCGACTTCTACAGCCCGGTCATGCTGGAGCGCTTCCTCGGCCGGCGCCTTCGGGCCGAGGTCGAGGCCGTCCACGCCGGCGGCGCGCTGGCCGCCT
The genomic region above belongs to Candidatus Brocadiaceae bacterium and contains:
- a CDS encoding RNA methyltransferase, which encodes MCGGDVIDSLKHPAVVEARRLLRPVRGAPPAAFLADGCRLVRQAIEGGAGIEHLFFLDPVEGREAVRLLQAARAHGLASSRVRRGVFFRVLGLGYETSVQVLAVIRRPTGRPVPPAGDGATILLGERIQDPRNVGVLVRTADAWPQPHVVFSGDSADPWTRAAVRSSTGSIFRVPVELPGDLADRVRGLRAQSIRVIGASAHAAAACWETDLTGRCALLVGNETEGLSDNLQAACDAVVAIPMRGGAGSFNVTVAAGVLLYERARQMRAGARPRPAD